A region from the Acyrthosiphon pisum isolate AL4f chromosome A1, pea_aphid_22Mar2018_4r6ur, whole genome shotgun sequence genome encodes:
- the LOC100162435 gene encoding tetra-peptide repeat homeobox protein 1 produces MNHAIAVLLAVSVTLATCTTESSIDKSRAGDKDHKADGKQKRGAWGLGYGGGSGFYDEGLSYGTLGGYGLGSAIGAGYGGYGYGGASYGGYGYAPRHYPTHVHTATTITKSVPVPHPYPVTVEKHVPYPVAAPYPVEVPRPYPVAVPKPYPVSVDRPYPVHVDRPYPVPVPQPYAVPVVKHVGVPVPHPYPVEVRRPYPALPLPYHKPLYSDHDLW; encoded by the exons ATGAATCACGCG ATTGCTGTGTTGTTGGCCGTCTCGGTGACGTTGGCCACGTGCACCACCGAGTCGTCGATCGACAAGTCTCGTGCCGGAGACAAGGACCACAAGGCAGACGGCAAGCAGAAACGCGGCGCGTGGGGACTGGGATACGGCGGCGGCAGTGGATTCTACGACGAGGGCCTGAGCTACGGCACTCTCGGTGGTTACGGGCTGGGTAGCGCAATCGGGGCCGGTTATGGAGGGTATGGTTACGGAGGGGCTAGTTACGGTGGCTATGGTTATGCACCACGCCACTACCCCACGCACGTGCACACTGCCACTACAATTACCAAGAGCGTGCCGGTACCGCATCCATACCCGGTGACCGTCGAGAAGCACGTCCCGTACCCGGTGGCCGCACCGTACCCGGTCGAGGTACCCAGACCGTACCCGGTGGCCGTGCCCAAGCCATATCCCGTGTCTGTCGATAGGCCGTACCCCGTGCACGTGGACAGGCCGTACCCGGTGCCCGTGCCCCAGCCGTATGCTGTGCCGGTTGTCAAGCACGTCGGCGTCCCAGTACCACACCCATACCCGGTCGAGGTCCGCCGGCCGTATCCCGCGCTGCCTTTACCCTACCACAAGCCGCTATATTCCGACCACGACCTGTGGTGA